The genomic interval TATGCGCAATTAAGACATTGCATATTTTTGTCACGACCTAAATGCATGGCATCGATAAAACGATTATTTAATTGCTGAGCAAATTTTTGTTTAGTATCCATCAAAGgtttataggtacatacctatttgAGATTTCATTAAATGGATATTAAAATGCTGTCATAGTTTCTTTTATTCTGTACTACCTGATGCGCACAACTTCGTCcaaatggatttaggtttttaaacatcccgtgggctctttgattttcagggataaaaagtagcctatattactcTTCCTACTTTCAACTATCTttgtgccaaaaatcaagtcgattggttgcttagatagggcgtgaaggaaggacaaagaaacaaacaaacacacttttgcaattataatttattttatttactttatttttatcgaAATATTCATACGCAATAGTATCATTATCTGTTAAATATTCAAATTGATGTTAGAGATgaaccttaggggttgaatttacaaaatttctttcttagtggatgtctacgtcataatagctagctgcatgcaaaatttctgCCCTATTCGTCCCGTACTTTGAAcagtgcgtcgatagatcagtcagtcagtcagtcagcttttcttttataaataaagatgtttattggacataatatttatctttatttttatacataatattatcacataAGTCACGACTAATATGCGTGACATCTATAACTTTTAATTATAAGAAAATTTTACTATATATGCCACAGCTTCTTGAAATTTTGTTATATGGGTGTTAGGTATACATCAAGGAACAATGTTGTCAATGATTTTTGTATTCTTTATCGCAGTTCTATTaatgtttaaatattatagaagaaataaaaattactgGAAGAAGAGAGGCGTTTTTCAAGTCGATATTGCAACATTTCAATCAATAAAGAAAAACGGCTTCATAGGAGAAACATATAAAGACATATATGAAAAGTATCCCGAGGAACCGTATTTTGGAATATTAGGAATATTCGGAAGTAGTCCTACTCTACTACTAAGAGATTTAAGAGATATACACGCAGTTTTGGAAACTAACTTTGATTGCTTTAATTGCCATGGTATAGTTACAAATCCCAGCGAAGTGTTAGCTGACAATTTACTCTTCATAAAGGACTATAGACGCTGGAAGCTTATTAGACAAAAACTGTTGCCAACTTTCACAAATGCTCAAATGAGAGATATGTTTCAATATGTAGAAAAGCGTGTTCATGACTTTATAGACAATGTGCATGAAAATAAGGGTATTAAAGAAAATCCTTTTAAGGCCTTGAATGCATTTTCAGGATCAGTTGTAGGAGCAAGCCTATTCGGTTTGGATGATGTATCACATAATAGTGACGACTCTCCAATAAATAGTATGATATGGGATATATTAAGCCCATCATATAGAAAAGAATTAGTGATGTATGTATCTTATGGGTATCCAAAATTATTTAGACTGTTTAACTTAAACTATTTTCACAGATACAATGAATACTTCGTGAACATTATTAAAAGTGTCCTAAAAAGACGACGACGTCAAGAAACAATTATTCGTCAAGACTTTATAAGTACTGCCTTGGAAATACAGAAATCTGGTATCATGAAGGACTCTAGCACAGGCtatgaattaaaattaactGATGAAATCTTAGCAGCACAAGCgttcatatttttattaggaGGAGTTAACAATCTATCAGTCGTTACACATTTCACTTTCTTGGAATTGGCaagtaacaaaaatattttagaaaaactCCACGAAGAAATTGATAGTGTATTTCGAAAGTGCAACGAGAAAATAACTTTTGACGATATAGAGAAGTTTGTATATTTGGACATGATTTTATGCGAAGTGCTTAGAAAATATCCACCTATACCGTCAATTGGAAGAAATTGTACCGCAGATACGACTTTGCCGTCTACTCAAAAAAGAGTTAGTAAAGATACAAAAATCATCATACCAATATACGCTTTGCAAAGAGACAAAACTTATTTTCCTGAACCAGATAAATTTGATCCTGAACGatttaataatgaaaataaaccAAAAATCGTTAAATATAGTTATATGCCATTTGGCCAAGGAAATAGGAAATGCATAGGTAAGAATAATTCTTTAAAATTTAAGATTAATTCTCTAAATAATtccatattttattctattctattgcgAACATAAATATGCGGCGGACGGGTGATAGAGGTTactttccgtacctcaaaaggaaaaacgaaacccttataggatcactttgttgtctgtctgtctgtcatctaAAGGGTActtcttatagcagacgttcggggaaaaatctgaaagccgtgaatttgtggttacatcacacaaaaaaaattgtggtcatgaactaataattagtattttctattttcgaagtaagttaactatattaagtggcgtatcatatgaaaggtcttcacctgtgcattctaaaacagatttttatttatttttatgcatcatggtttttgaattatcttgcaaaatgtcgaaagaatacgactgtagtacggactcCACgttgcgcaagtctgactcgcacatgcccggtttttttccttttgatttaCGAAAAAAACCTGGTGAAAAAAGAGTGATTGTCTTGATAGTATTTATACatggtacctaagtacatagtcgacccctatgtcgtcaacattccatccacgcgtacgaaacgctttgcgtcatcatgccttatacgcatggctagggtctgaatactcttccgagatcaaAGTTTCCTGCTAATTATAATCCTGGTATCTTTAatacaagagtgaataggcaccttctatgcaaacgcgtcccatctaaggccacatcatcacttcccatcaggtgtgatcgtggtgcGCGTGttaagcgtgcgcctataatgaatttaaaaaaatagttcaaACCACTCAAaagttaatgataataattaattgtctGATTTAGGTATGAAGTTTGCACGTCTCCTGTTGAAGTTTAGCCTTGCATGGATTCTCCGAAGCTTCACTCTCAAAGAACAGAAGTATGATCCGAAAAACTTTGACCCAAGTCTCGTCGTCTTAAAAGACGTATCAGCACGTTTTGAATTAATTCCAAGAAAATAAAcccttgtattttttttataatcactgagaaaggattttttttaatgtcaataattctaaaaaataaaaccaaaaataaatgtaaattactagctggtgcccgcggcttcgtccgcgtggattaacatttttcaaaattgcaCGGGAACtctctatcttcattccaaatttcatccaaatccattaagccgtttttgcgtgattgagtaacaaacatcgaaacatccaaacatccacactttcacatttataatattattagtattaggATTATTCGGTCacaacgtcgtcaaaaagtccatCCCTGAtccctggttgcccctgggccaaaaGTGCCCTACAAGCTAGCAGCATTGCCACGCTGAGGCCTACCTGGACCAAAGATTGTCCATCGCCAGGACAATCTTTGGACCGGTAGGCCCCAGAGGCCAGAACACGGATGCAGCCTCTTTCCCTTAGACGACGGCCGATGTCATATGAACCCTTGTATTATgttttctttattatatttcttaatCTTCATctctaaataaatttaaaaaagtcaatggtattttgttttttttttgttattcggtataaattatattacctaggtactcaatataaaataattcataatGACGTGAAAACTGCAATATTTTgcacttatatattactttgtatggacagggctattgaacaaacaaaatggcaccgactcagttgtgctttagcaccaatgcaacctcagtgacgtctggatttcaaacgggtcgttcattagtatctaagaggtggcgctgattcatttggttccaaaaatatgaaaaattttgttggcttggccatatcttgtcatttatattggTGATTCATGATTCCATATCAAAGTCAAATCTAtagtgcataatattatgtctataTAGAATTTATCTGACTGTAAAATCCTCGAAATTGTGTTTCCAAGAAACACACGTCTCATTCGTCCTAGATGAGTAAAACCAATATCATTGGGAGCTTCAATGTGTATTATTTTTCCTTATTTTTTGCGCGAAAATAATATCCGATTGTCATTATGGTGTTCTCTCCCTTTATGTTAGGgatcagcgatataaatgtcCCACTAGATGCGGCGTTTCATAGTGACAACATTTCCAACGAACTTAATCTTGCTTTAGACTCGTCCGTTTTGAAaaatcacagagaattcaacctcaagagtacgcattaTAAgcttttgcatgaaaacaaaatcgcaaAATGTTGGCGAGGGACAGAGGTCAAAAGTTACGTAATCAAggcaatgtgcggaatgaggttACCGAACGGGCGTAGACCGACTTTTATGCAAAGCAACTGTCTAAGCTTGGCGAttggggtgtccggctattcgGCGTCTATGGGTGGTGGTCtgtgtaaaaaattaaactattatTCACATTATCATTTATAGGATTAGGTTTAGGTAGCTTTAGTGCCTATGATCTGCTCTAATTTATGTATGTTCGTAGAAACGGGCAGTAGGTCGATTTTGTGAAacatgcatcaatcattattacaaactcaattgttgtgattggcgtAATTTGTaagattcttgttgcaacaatgcattgtagccaatagtgagcgagcatcaaccaatcagaggtgattgcgatgtgacattgtagctgttattctACAGCAATCAACTCAGACTCAACTCaagagacttgtcagacgcgtatacccgagAGGGACAAAACatcaaaagaaataatacttatttatgaaaggtaggtaggtaggtaggtttcatTATTTGCGTtggctacaacttttacacagcgaTGCAACATAAAtagcttctacacaccttcaatactaaatttaaaacagaaaactaaataaaaactcgttatattcgcaataaattactattacagaggtttgttgggcacaaactacaacgtgcccaacaacAACGTGTacaaaagctaaactatgacaaagacaaaaaactgtgtttatgtctctatcactcttcagagcttttgtatacacctagcttgctctaacaaggtattattattttaatgccaagtctccttgattcttagtctgaggcaATCAAGCAACTGCTTTAAAGCGGATTACGATTGATAGGAGTGGTGACACtaatgttcgttggaacatgttgtaactatgaagcgccgcatctagtgatACATTTATCTCGCTGTTAAGGATGAATCAACGTTCTGCTATACTGATTTATTGCGAACGGAAGACATCGAGACTTGCGGCTTTGTAAACAAATGTGTACCTACAAGTATTTTGTATGGTTTAGCTTGTGAAAGGGGAAGGTGGTTAATGTTAACGCagacattcatcatcatgatgatcatcatcatcatcatcaacggatagtcaccactgctggacatagatctcttacAGGTATTTCCACAAGCCACCGTCTtacgccgcgccgcctgaatccagcggcaccttgcgactcatctgatgtcgtccgtccacctagtgtgggTGGGGAGTGCGTCGAAAACGCACaaggtagtaggtatagtaggtataggggtatgaggcggggggacaccccgtacACCGTCCCGTcaccgattgccgtctcgacctgtcgcgtactataggtacgcaATAAAAATGACAGAGCACAGCAAATAATGAATACATATCACTGGCTAAAAcgacgtcattatttttatacggAGCCTCGCGCATTCGTCTCTGAAATCCTGCCGTTTAATCATACGCCCATTTTGATGTGCCTTCGTCGACGACAATCATTCTTCCTGCTCTAGTtgttctatttaaattatacaggttgtaaccagaacgctggcaaaaacgaagacaggcgaTAGTACTCATGATTACcacaaaaatcctataatttgtaaaagtttacgatatatctaaatatataaaaggaaaaggtgactgactgactgactgactgatctatcaacgctcaaactactggacggattgggctgaagtttggcatgcagatagcgattatgacgtaggcatccgttaagaaaggatttttgtaaattcatcccctaagggggtgaaataggggtttgaaatttgtatagtccacgcggacgaagtcgtgagcataagctagtttcaaacaaaacatctgactgatgctacaagtcaatgaacgttgcgtaagtaggccactcggagttaataccgcgtcgtaggcggggcattgacccgagttttgcacggtaTCCATTGCacgtttgaaaaatactaaatcactaaaactacaaaattaggcaaatggttattagtattggattgtgattaggtaatttaggtaggtaggtatttttaaaaaccctaattctacgcggacgaagtcgtgggcatcagctagtaatgtatgAAATCTCTTATATAAGAACACTCCAATCGTAATTGGTCAAATACTTGAAAAAACAAGTATTCAAGAGTACTCGAAGAaagttttaaaaagaaataagacagtggcgctaattctgttgtactctaacctaaacctaaactaaattttagattctttaattttaggatttctatttctaagctGCATTCGCaattttgcttcaactaaatttaaacatcctaaatggccgtctaaaatgacgtttgaattgaatagtaagtgttgctatttaagataacaagaactgcactaatgttgtgtttgattttcccctttaatcttaaaactattttttgctaaaaaatatcgaacgatgttacttgaaatacaaaaataataactttacttgatttatttaggtcgaatcacaataaaagtgtcgaaaattgaagttttgttcattttatcgtgtgaagtaggcttaagtctttgatcaaaagtgctagaacccagagccgtaaaactagttaaaaaaacagatctattatttttgttgcaaatataatttctaacctaatttctttgtgttttgtggttaaagaatcttagtttttgttacaaaactttgtgaaaatagtggttatgtgcataaaatagataaaagcaaagacttttgcttggaatcttacctacctaccttaccttgaaatcaccgaggtacctaattgtcaaactcttgctaggaaatcaatgcaaacagatgaaaagcaatcatcctaaataactgactgccacagagtacattgaatatacaggtaaaggaatatacagcgaggaagttctgaaacttggcggtatacttacaaatctggcgtgcaaggacgtggaacgaggtatccatgaattctgctatgaattcaacaaactaaggcggtaatgtgatttaaggcatgaaagtacctacaagatcaagattgaatgtatatacctacgtgtataataataataataacaggtaacagctggtatcatcataatgatcaactcattgccagctcacctctcaaaatgtagtttggccatagtccaccactctgtccaagtgcagattgacagacttcacacacctttgagaacactatggagaactctcaggcatgtaggtttcctcacaatgttttccttcacggttaaagaaagtgatacttaattgcttattaaacagctagtacatattataatatagcaaaaaatggaagtgtagcatacctatataaaaataataattacaggcaacagttagtatcatcacacgatcaactcattgccggctgactactgagcaggggactcctctcaaaacgggaagagtttggccattgtccaccactctggccgagtgcacattgacagatttcacacacctttgagaacactatggagaactctcaggcatttaggtttcctcacaatggtttggttcaccgttaaagaaagtgatgcttaattgcatagtaaacagctagtatgcatagcaaaaaattgaagtgtaggatacattacacctttcaacacatcatcataacaaactttcaacgttgataatttttatttcagcccatttcatgaaaccaagtatatggagtctgcgagttaaaaagatgttccgtcactcatctaccaaaaatgaacagttgtttcctaaacttaatttttatttaaatgttattgaaataaatattaattatgtacagtacagaatgaaacatatgtatatattttattattttatttaataaaagtaattgttaattaagtatctgattgaagttttcttgcttttgttaggaaattcttgccttcatcatactgagcagctgtagtatgacttagttgtactagtactacctgaaaaatgaaatttataatctataggtataaatagttcaaaattagttttcagtccctatttatatcaatttcaatgcagtcttcaccataacaattataaaatcattttttgaggtttgcatattctttggctaaaatctatagagtacttatactttgaattagctcagactagacatagttaaaacataatactttaagcacagatatgtatagagagcatactttgactttgctctgacgtaagtttcagttaaaacgagacagatttacgccaatgatataactctgtctcttttatcagtatcttaagtctatgcaaagtcagagatctatagatttcaaactaaataaaggttgagtctatagatttctgtattaatttgtaaaattataggaatgtgtagaaaactttagtccgttttcaataaaatagatctagaaaagataaaagaaatcaaattattttttgacgttatttctcttctaactatgggttccatacctcaaaaggaaccattataggatcactttaggtactagaagtaccctatatacttcttgtgacctaaaggcaggtagctaggtcagtacatcatcatcatcatcatcattatcaatccatcgccgggtcactactactgagcacgggtcacctctccgaataaggtgttttggccataatctaccacactgaccaagtgcggattggcagacttcacacatttttgaggatgttatggagaagtcctagcttttctctctctcttctgtacatattatgtaaatgtaaaaatataaactgactgactgacatcagcatataagctgctgactcctgagtctagtaatttattaagctgctgagtttaaaaacttgagaatttgcatgtaaggaacgtttactttaagtacctatatagaccactacgacataattttcagatacttacataggtacttattccacccgaacaaagctggggcaggtacaactcaggcaggtcagctagttaacctgaaatgtgatacccatatgggtatgggtatacctatataggtatacccatatgggtatgggtatacctatataggtaaactcaacaagatcctatcatgatatgtttaggaattacaagatgtatctactaggtacttctcaactaaaacttatcagatgattaaagtgaactcaggctatgtcagttagttgtagttatctatactgtactgtagctagtataagtacctacttatgcatgtaataggtagtctttcaagcaggtatctactgagttgaaaataaagaagtaactgggtactactcaagtacttagttcaatactaggggtatgtaagtataagacataactaaatgtaaaatctgttaatttagcctataaataaacctttaggtgaactcattaagattttagaacttaaactttattataagtacctactctaccaccacacttattctgctttatttttgatatgtttagcaataagtagtaggtagtaggaattaatctcattgataatgataacaaggcatcaagttttaccttggcatacctaattggcaaagatttatgttcacactaatatttaggtagctacctatgcaagtttttgtctctgggtatgttcctttatgcatctaacctagttgggcacagagatttttcacaaggacacatactagtgaaggatatacttataggctacttttattaggtaggtagctggtaagctaagtacctacagaaaagtatcctagtcccacaggattttcgaacagctgccacttgctagttaagaaataaggagacttaaggatcttaggtttgccttgctgaagccgccaggatgtctgtggaggtgtctgatactcttagacaacaaagtagataaccaacctaattattttttgtgaattaacgacgagccagagaaaccacgtatatttccattttataaagtttaaattaaattaaaacacttaaaagatactttttttatcttaaatataacaattctaaactcaaataaaaatatttctttcaaaacacgtccattttgccatttaagcagactctttaaatttagtgggcacctcgcgaggtccactctaattttagaaaattttaggttgacgtttcttaatttaggcatttagttcgtgcaacagaataacttttgctctttaaaatctaaattgaatagtttagtgctgtcaaattcaattttaggttagacctgtcatttaagtgggttttcagaataacacacctttctaagtctaatattagacattttaaaattagaaaaccgcctagagaatcggccccagtatttACGAAGCCTTTTTATTTCAAGGCTTAATTAGGAAAAGATCACTACTTCGGTATACGTTGAAAAGGcttaataaatgattaattaaaagAACTGTTCAAACACAGGACCGTTTCTTACATTTGTTAATCTAAGGCAGATTTTTGCTAAGTTTGAAGAGGCTTTCACAAAGAAATAATCAGAGCAGACTTTCATTTGCTCTATTCTAAAGAATTCAGTGTTTTCTTAATCTATTTAATTTCAGAGTAAAATGTTGGAAATCGTAAAATTTACTGGTTTATGAATAAAATGGTTATAATACTCGATGATAGTGAAtgtgataatattatcatcGCTTTGGTATTTTATCgattacttaaaataattagcccgcgacttcacccccAATTTTTTACCCATGaaaggggttgagttttcaaaaattcgttCTTTGTCAATGTGTGAGCTTTACTAGGTATCTGCAGGCTAAACAGGCTTGaacatttcttttatatatttacatacatTAATTACCCCAATACCGATTTGACCATACATTGTTTttgtgtaactttgaccatttaggcagcgcacgcctcagaaactctcaaatgagagattTTGTTccaacctaattcacattatttcaatttccctagggatctctaattttttgagaaataaactatagctataaaccatCCTCTTGAATtattctatctattggtgaaaaccgcattaaaatcctttgcgtagtttaaaagatctacgcgcatacatacatgcatacagacagcgggaagcgactttattttatactatgtagagattgcTTACTGTaattatacaacgttagttttagcatacgcaaaacctgaaagttgtttgttcagaatcagtaaccgaatcgattgcaatcatttatATTtcgaccaaaaaatactttaaaatcctgcaagttaagacacctagttgaatgaccgcatgcaccagctgattcgagccgcgcaagcgggagcgcgcacgatcgacgctagccgtctcgttcgctcacagccgctcacttggggtgaccatgttttgtTGAGGACatcgactcaacacaacaagcttagaacttcgtaaatttttattaataatatttttgaaattttgtatatttatattctttatgtaaaaatattggaCACGCGTTTCGGTTATTGCATATACTAAAACTACCGTTGTGTAGCAGTGATGTGTTGAATCTACttacattttgaaaataatagcgacaataaagaaaaattattaCGATCTCTGCGTTATAAATGCTCACAACGTCTCCATACATTAACGCGCTTGTAAAAGATGTATTGTGAGTCTCAAGAAGCTCTTCATTACGTGAGTTATATTATAAGCTCATATGTTCGGTACAAGTTATACAAGCCAGCGGGAACTCATCATTCTACCACAGAACAGGAAGAAACTGTGAACGTtgccattatttttttaaagatacaagttagccgttgtctgcaatctcacttgggggaaatgacgatgcagtctgagatggaagcggaaagctaacctggaagattatagcagtttttaataaTACCCATGCccttttagtttctacacggcatcgtaccggaacgctaaatcgctgaTCGACGCAGATCTTGTAAATGGACGAATGAGATGTTTACTATCGAAGTTTTTTGTAACTTGGACCAAAAGTGAAACGTCGTACAAAGCGTAGTGATAGCAAAACAGGAACGCCTTCCTCGTTACGACGTTAATTATATGCCGGAGTATAAATCAcgcattataggtacctactgtactgtATACTGTTTTTATCGCTCTTACTCATAACTTTTACTTAAACATAAAACGTCGTACAAGGCGTAGTGAGCAAAACAGGAACCATACATGACTGGAACGCCTTTGATTACATGCCGGAGTATAATGCACACATTATAGGTACTGCTTGGAAAGTAAGAACGTGAGCACGCTAGGAACTTTCTTTTTTTGTCGCTATTTCTCATTACTTGTACCAAAATATAAAACGTCGTACGTACGTCGTACGGCGCGGCGTACTGACAGCAAAACACGAACAGTACATGACTGGGACCGCCTTTCTCATTACGGCGTAAATTATAATATGCCCGAGCATAATGCAGGCATTATAGGTGTAGGTACGGCTCGGAAAAGAAGGGTGAGATCACACTAGGGAACTTTTGATTCAAAAAGTTTGTCTTCaatctaaaatatttattattttattttttttactagcttatccccgcaacTACGGGGAGCTAGTCTAAGCTAGTCTACATTAAAACATGTCCAAAGAATATCGAACGAGTCCGTAATTTTGTCGGACTTAAAAAGTAACAACATTGCGCGACAACATTGACACGAACCCGGAGCTCCGCGATAACCCTCGGACACATTCCTTCCATCACAAGTTTATAAAACAATCCCGGCACTTAAGTTCTgaggagaggagacccgtgctcagtagtgaaccagcGATCAGTTGATAAAGATGATGAAAAGATTCCTTTAATAttaaatctttctatttctatcgaATAAAAAAGTGTGTAAAGAACATCGAACAAGTCCGTAATTTTGTCGGACTTAAAAAGAAACGCGCGACAACATTGACACGAGTCCAGAGCTCCGCGATAACCCTCGGACAAATTCCTTCCATCACAAGTTTATGAAGTAGAGCAAACGATCCCTGGCACTTAAGTTCTGAGGAGAAgagagccgtgctcagtagtgaaccagcGATCAGGTGATAAAGATGATGAAAAGATTCTTTAATATTAAATCGTTCTATTTCTATCGAATAAAAAAGTGTGTTAAGAACATCGAACAAGTCCGTAATTTTGTCGGACTTAAAAAGAAACGCGCGACAACTTTGACACGAGTCCAGAGCTCCGCGATAACCCTCGGACAAATTCCTTCCATCACAAGTTTATGAAGTAGAGCAAACAATCCCGGCACTTATGTTCTGAGGAGAAgagagccgtgctcagtagtgaaacAGCGATCAGGTGATAAAGATAATGAAAAGAttctttaatattaaattgttcTATTtctatcaaataaaaaagtgtgtTAAGAACATCGAACAAGTCCGTAA from Maniola hyperantus chromosome 4, iAphHyp1.2, whole genome shotgun sequence carries:
- the LOC117981941 gene encoding cytochrome P450 6B5-like is translated as MLSMIFVFFIAVLLMFKYYRRNKNYWKKRGVFQVDIATFQSIKKNGFIGETYKDIYEKYPEEPYFGILGIFGSSPTLLLRDLRDIHAVLETNFDCFNCHGIVTNPSEVLADNLLFIKDYRRWKLIRQKLLPTFTNAQMRDMFQYVEKRVHDFIDNVHENKGIKENPFKALNAFSGSVVGASLFGLDDVSHNSDDSPINSMIWDILSPSYRKELVMYVSYGYPKLFRLFNLNYFHRYNEYFVNIIKSVLKRRRRQETIIRQDFISTALEIQKSGIMKDSSTGYELKLTDEILAAQAFIFLLGGVNNLSVVTHFTFLELASNKNILEKLHEEIDSVFRKCNEKITFDDIEKFVYLDMILCEVLRKYPPIPSIGRNCTADTTLPSTQKRVSKDTKIIIPIYALQRDKTYFPEPDKFDPERFNNENKPKIVKYSYMPFGQGNRKCIGMKFARLLLKFSLAWILRSFTLKEQKYDPKNFDPSLVVLKDVSARFELIPRK